Proteins encoded by one window of Collimonas fungivorans:
- a CDS encoding iron transporter translates to MNVKLLTAAVLVSFGVAGAAMAAEYPIGKQQIMNGLEVAAVYLQPIKMEPEGMMRKAELSDIHVEADIHAVKDNPNGFAEGDWMPNLVISYEFSKAGSTQVIKGDMMPMVASDGPHYGDNVKLAGPGKYTLKMIISPPSANVGAHFGRHVDKETGVGAWFKPFTVVNEFTFAGVGKKGGY, encoded by the coding sequence ATGAATGTGAAATTGCTTACGGCTGCCGTGCTTGTTTCTTTTGGGGTTGCCGGCGCCGCAATGGCCGCCGAATATCCGATCGGCAAGCAGCAGATCATGAACGGCCTCGAAGTCGCAGCGGTTTACCTGCAGCCGATCAAGATGGAGCCGGAAGGCATGATGCGCAAGGCAGAGCTGTCGGACATCCACGTCGAAGCCGATATCCATGCCGTGAAAGACAATCCTAACGGTTTCGCCGAGGGCGACTGGATGCCGAACCTGGTCATCTCTTACGAATTCAGCAAAGCCGGTTCGACCCAGGTCATCAAGGGCGACATGATGCCGATGGTGGCCAGCGACGGTCCGCACTACGGTGACAACGTCAAGCTGGCAGGGCCGGGAAAATACACGCTGAAGATGATCATTTCGCCGCCGTCGGCTAATGTCGGCGCGCATTTTGGCCGCCATGTCGACAAGGAAACCGGTGTCGGCGCCTGGTTCAAGCCGTTCACGGTGGTCAATGAGTTCACCTTTGCCGGAGTCGGTAAAAAAGGCGGATATTGA
- a CDS encoding cupredoxin domain-containing protein, translated as MAAGKVRGIFAAGAMLAATVSMAADLPTFKLEMKDGVLNPARIMVPAGQKIKIEVHNTGQSAVEFESVQLRKEKVLAPGAQSFVVIAPLQPGEYKFFDDFHAQAQGVIVAK; from the coding sequence ATGGCAGCCGGCAAAGTGCGCGGCATATTTGCTGCCGGCGCGATGCTGGCGGCGACGGTTTCGATGGCCGCCGATTTGCCGACCTTCAAGCTGGAAATGAAGGACGGCGTACTCAATCCGGCGCGGATCATGGTTCCTGCCGGCCAGAAAATAAAAATCGAGGTCCACAACACCGGGCAATCGGCGGTTGAATTTGAAAGCGTCCAGCTGCGCAAGGAAAAAGTGTTGGCGCCGGGCGCGCAGTCGTTTGTGGTGATCGCGCCGCTGCAGCCGGGCGAATACAAGTTTTTCGATGATTTTCATGCGCAGGCGCAGGGTGTGATTGTCGCTAAATAA
- a CDS encoding FTR1 family iron permease, translated as MGQVLFIVWRESVEALLVVGILHAWLRNGGEAARRGLPYLWSGVGVGILGAIGLGAALLGFSELLSGDAQDYFQIVMVILAAILIVQMVFWMRKHGRTLKREMETSLSANLQSANWWGVFALAALAIAREGSETVIFLYGLGLADKGDSAGAMVLAAALGFALAFLTFYLLQLGGKIFSWRRFFQVTEIILLFLAAGLLLTGIERLMSLDLIPTLVDPVWDSSRLLDDTTSFGNLVSTLTGYRAQPALMSLLVYVAYWVSVLLFLKRARPQPQSVTAPAK; from the coding sequence ATGGGTCAGGTTTTGTTCATAGTCTGGCGCGAGAGCGTCGAGGCGTTGCTGGTAGTCGGCATTTTGCACGCGTGGCTGAGGAACGGCGGCGAAGCTGCGCGGCGCGGCTTGCCTTATCTGTGGAGCGGTGTTGGCGTCGGCATCCTGGGCGCGATCGGCCTCGGTGCGGCGCTGCTGGGTTTCAGCGAGCTGCTGTCGGGCGATGCCCAGGATTATTTCCAGATCGTGATGGTGATACTGGCTGCAATATTGATCGTGCAGATGGTGTTCTGGATGCGCAAGCACGGCCGCACGCTCAAGCGCGAAATGGAAACCTCGCTCAGCGCCAACCTGCAAAGCGCCAACTGGTGGGGCGTATTTGCGCTGGCGGCATTGGCGATCGCACGCGAAGGCAGCGAAACCGTGATCTTTCTTTACGGGCTGGGCCTGGCGGACAAGGGCGACTCGGCCGGCGCGATGGTGCTGGCAGCGGCGCTCGGTTTTGCGCTGGCGTTCCTGACTTTCTATCTGCTGCAGCTCGGCGGCAAGATTTTTTCCTGGCGCCGCTTTTTCCAGGTCACCGAAATCATCTTGCTGTTCCTCGCCGCGGGATTGCTGCTGACCGGTATCGAACGCCTGATGTCGCTGGATCTCATCCCGACGCTGGTCGATCCGGTCTGGGACAGTTCACGCCTGCTCGACGACACGACTTCATTCGGCAACCTGGTTTCCACCCTGACCGGCTATCGTGCGCAACCTGCACTGATGAGCTTGCTGGTGTATGTGGCATATTGGGTAAGTGTATTGTTATTCCTCAAACGAGCCAGGCCGCAGCCGCAGTCAGTCACAGCCCCAGCCAAATAA
- a CDS encoding 4Fe-4S binding protein: MRDHAKLIRWVQWGIVLVYGFLILVPIFLPLPDETTHIWSNLTLIAQFAFWGIWWPFVLISMVLMGRVWCGVLCPEGALTEFASRHGLGKAIPHWMRWGGWPFVAFALTTIYGQMVSVYQYPKAVLLVLGGSTAGAIVVGYLYGRDKRVWCKYLCPVNGVFGLLAKLAPFHYKVNETAWRASYGTHSHTQGRTVIPVNCAPLVPLRAMKGAADCHMCGRCSGHRDAIELSWRAPTEEIVQHGEQHNNLWESALALYGLMGIAIGAFHWSASPWFVQVKQAIATWLIDRDIMWPFDTHAPWWVFTNYPAQNDVFSWLDGSLVIAYILITGLVLGTALTLLFALSSRMLGGWDRKRFNHLVQSTIPLAGCGVFVGLSATTISLLRGEHLPVFWANDLRAILLIATTLWSVWLAWRVTGRYTSSPARRLLSMAPVIAGLALVNFAWLLMFWLW; the protein is encoded by the coding sequence ATGCGGGACCATGCGAAGCTGATCCGCTGGGTGCAGTGGGGGATTGTGCTGGTGTACGGCTTCCTGATCCTGGTGCCGATCTTCCTGCCGCTGCCGGACGAGACTACGCACATCTGGTCGAACCTGACCCTGATCGCGCAATTCGCTTTCTGGGGGATCTGGTGGCCGTTCGTGCTGATCAGCATGGTGCTGATGGGGCGGGTCTGGTGCGGCGTGCTGTGCCCGGAGGGCGCGCTGACCGAGTTCGCCAGCCGCCACGGGCTCGGCAAAGCCATTCCGCACTGGATGCGCTGGGGCGGCTGGCCGTTCGTGGCGTTTGCGCTGACCACCATCTACGGCCAGATGGTCAGCGTCTATCAATACCCTAAAGCGGTGCTGCTGGTGCTGGGCGGTTCTACCGCCGGCGCCATCGTGGTCGGTTACCTGTATGGCCGCGACAAGCGTGTCTGGTGCAAATACCTGTGCCCGGTGAATGGCGTGTTCGGCTTGCTGGCCAAGCTGGCGCCGTTCCACTATAAAGTCAATGAAACTGCCTGGCGCGCTTCCTATGGCACCCACAGCCATACGCAAGGGCGTACCGTGATTCCCGTCAATTGCGCGCCGCTGGTGCCGCTGCGGGCCATGAAGGGTGCCGCCGATTGCCATATGTGCGGACGCTGCAGCGGCCATCGCGACGCCATCGAACTGAGCTGGCGCGCGCCGACCGAGGAAATCGTCCAGCATGGCGAGCAGCACAACAACCTGTGGGAAAGCGCGCTGGCCTTGTACGGCCTGATGGGGATCGCCATCGGCGCCTTCCACTGGTCGGCCAGCCCCTGGTTCGTGCAGGTCAAGCAAGCGATCGCGACCTGGCTGATCGACCGCGACATCATGTGGCCCTTCGATACGCATGCGCCGTGGTGGGTGTTCACCAATTATCCGGCGCAGAACGATGTCTTCAGCTGGCTCGACGGCAGCCTGGTGATCGCCTACATCCTGATCACCGGGCTGGTGCTCGGCACCGCGCTGACGTTGCTGTTCGCATTGAGCAGCCGCATGCTCGGAGGCTGGGACCGCAAGCGTTTCAACCACCTGGTGCAATCCACCATCCCGCTAGCCGGCTGCGGCGTGTTTGTCGGCTTGTCGGCCACCACCATCAGCCTGCTGCGCGGCGAACATCTGCCGGTATTCTGGGCCAACGACTTGCGCGCCATCCTGCTGATTGCGACCACCTTGTGGAGCGTGTGGCTGGCCTGGCGTGTCACCGGCCGTTATACCAGCTCGCCGGCGCGCCGCCTGCTGAGCATGGCGCCGGTGATTGCCGGCCTGGCGCTGGTCAACTTTGCCTGGCTGCTGATGTTCTGGTTGTGGTGA
- a CDS encoding bile acid:sodium symporter family protein: MVRPRFLPDNFTLLLVTTVLVASLFPAKGQVAVSFNLITTLAIGLLFFLHGAKLSREAVVQGALHWRLHLTVLLATFALFPLLGLVFKPLLLPLVTPDLYLGILFLCTLPSTVQSSIAFTSVARGNVPAAVCSASASNLLGIFLTPVLVGLVVVTHAQGKGSFDSILNIVMQLLLPFVAGQIARRWICKWLDKHKIILKMVDQGSILLVVYTAFSEAVVQGLWQELPPLSLVGLIVVVALLLFAMLSIATWVSRRLGFSKEDEITIVFCGSKKSLASGVPMAKVLFAGHTVGMIVLPLMLFHQIQLMVCAVLAKRYAARPVEIVAGGPAPVWSDVSPED; this comes from the coding sequence ATGGTCCGCCCACGCTTTTTGCCCGACAACTTCACGTTGTTGCTGGTCACCACGGTTCTGGTCGCCAGCCTGTTCCCGGCCAAAGGCCAGGTCGCGGTCTCTTTCAACCTGATCACCACGCTGGCCATCGGCCTGCTGTTTTTCCTGCATGGCGCCAAGCTGTCGCGCGAGGCGGTGGTGCAGGGCGCGCTGCACTGGCGCCTGCACCTGACGGTGCTGCTGGCCACGTTCGCCCTGTTCCCGCTGCTGGGCCTGGTATTCAAGCCGCTGCTGCTGCCGCTGGTGACGCCTGACCTGTACCTCGGCATCCTGTTCCTGTGCACCTTGCCGTCCACCGTGCAATCCTCGATCGCGTTTACTTCGGTGGCGCGCGGCAACGTGCCTGCCGCGGTGTGCAGTGCATCGGCGTCCAACTTGCTTGGCATCTTCCTGACGCCGGTGCTGGTCGGGCTGGTGGTGGTGACGCATGCCCAGGGCAAGGGTTCTTTCGATTCCATCCTGAATATCGTGATGCAGCTGCTGCTGCCTTTTGTCGCCGGCCAGATCGCCCGCCGCTGGATCTGCAAGTGGCTGGACAAGCACAAGATCATCCTGAAGATGGTGGACCAGGGCTCGATCCTGCTGGTGGTCTACACCGCATTCAGCGAAGCCGTGGTGCAGGGCTTGTGGCAGGAACTGCCGCCGTTGTCGCTGGTCGGCCTGATTGTGGTGGTGGCGCTGCTGCTGTTCGCGATGCTGAGCATCGCCACCTGGGTCAGCCGCCGCCTGGGCTTCAGCAAGGAAGATGAAATCACGATTGTGTTTTGCGGCTCGAAGAAGAGCCTGGCGAGCGGCGTGCCGATGGCGAAAGTCTTGTTTGCCGGGCACACCGTCGGCATGATCGTTTTGCCCCTGATGCTGTTCCACCAGATCCAGCTGATGGTTTGCGCAGTGCTGGCAAAACGTTATGCCGCGCGTCCGGTCGAGATCGTCGCCGGCGGTCCGGCGCCGGTCTGGTCTGACGTCAG